The proteins below come from a single Isoptericola dokdonensis DS-3 genomic window:
- a CDS encoding LLM class F420-dependent oxidoreductase, which produces MRFGLFIPQGWRMSLTDVPPEQHWETMLSLLHYADNAASGEAVPGGDWAWDSVWVYDHFHTVPVPSTEATHEAWSLMAAFAASSQRVKLGQMCTCMAYREPTYLAKVASTVDAISGGRVQMGIGAGWYEHEWRAYGYGFPTAGERLRALDEGVQIMTRMWRTGSSGRFDGERYQVDGALCYPQPLQQLPVGDGGAAVPSIPLWIAGGGEKKTLRIAAQHAQYTNFAGRPDEFDHKSRILADHCRDLGRDVDEITRSANYNVVIGENQAEVDDKLAWIEAHYTKHVSAERGAQEVESWRNGPLVGTPEQIAETLTDLKARGMTYAITYFANAAADRDQIELFQRQVVPHLQD; this is translated from the coding sequence ATGCGATTCGGACTCTTCATCCCGCAGGGCTGGCGGATGTCGCTCACCGACGTCCCCCCGGAGCAGCACTGGGAGACGATGCTCTCCCTCCTCCACTACGCCGACAACGCCGCGTCCGGGGAGGCGGTCCCGGGCGGCGACTGGGCGTGGGACTCGGTCTGGGTGTACGACCACTTCCACACCGTCCCCGTGCCGAGCACCGAGGCGACGCACGAGGCGTGGTCGCTCATGGCGGCGTTCGCGGCGTCGTCGCAGCGCGTCAAGCTGGGCCAGATGTGCACCTGCATGGCGTACCGCGAGCCGACCTACCTCGCGAAGGTCGCGTCCACGGTGGACGCCATCTCCGGGGGCCGCGTCCAGATGGGCATCGGTGCCGGCTGGTACGAGCACGAGTGGCGCGCGTACGGCTACGGCTTCCCGACGGCGGGCGAGCGCCTGCGTGCCCTCGACGAGGGCGTGCAGATCATGACGCGCATGTGGCGCACCGGCTCGTCGGGCAGGTTCGACGGCGAGCGGTACCAGGTCGACGGGGCGCTGTGCTACCCGCAGCCGCTGCAGCAGCTCCCGGTCGGCGACGGGGGTGCGGCGGTGCCGAGCATCCCGCTGTGGATCGCCGGCGGGGGCGAGAAGAAGACGCTCCGCATCGCCGCGCAGCACGCCCAGTACACGAACTTCGCGGGCCGGCCCGACGAGTTCGACCACAAGTCCCGCATCCTCGCGGACCACTGCCGCGACCTGGGGCGGGACGTCGACGAGATCACCCGGTCCGCCAACTACAACGTCGTCATCGGCGAGAACCAGGCCGAGGTCGACGACAAGCTCGCGTGGATCGAGGCGCACTACACGAAGCACGTCTCCGCCGAGCGGGGCGCGCAGGAGGTCGAGAGCTGGCGCAACGGGCCGCTCGTCGGCACGCCCGAGCAGATCGCCGAGACCCTCACCGACCTCAAGGCCCGTGGCATGACGTACGCGATCACCTACTTCGCGAACGCGGCCGCCGACCGCGACCAGATCGAGCTCTTCCAGCGCCAGGTCGTCCCCCACCTCCAGGACTGA
- a CDS encoding holo-ACP synthase, which translates to MIVGVGIDVVDVERFMATLERTPRLREKLFTEVERDLPASSLAARFAAKEAIAKALGAPGTMHWHDATVHRVVGGPPQVELRGTVQARADELGVKHWHLSISHDAGIASAMVVAEG; encoded by the coding sequence ATGATCGTCGGGGTGGGGATCGACGTCGTCGACGTCGAGCGCTTCATGGCGACCCTCGAGCGGACGCCGCGACTGCGGGAGAAGCTCTTCACGGAGGTCGAACGTGACCTGCCGGCGTCGTCCCTGGCGGCCCGGTTCGCCGCCAAGGAGGCGATCGCCAAGGCGCTCGGCGCCCCCGGGACGATGCACTGGCACGACGCCACCGTGCACCGCGTGGTCGGCGGGCCCCCGCAGGTCGAGCTGCGCGGGACGGTGCAGGCACGCGCCGACGAGCTCGGCGTGAAGCACTGGCACCTGTCGATCTCGCACGACGCCGGCATCGCCTCGGCGATGGTGGTCGCCGAAGGCTGA
- the glmS gene encoding glutamine--fructose-6-phosphate transaminase (isomerizing), translated as MCGIVGYAGAGLGSSEAVDAERLASVRPLEVALAGLKRLEYRGYDSAGVALVGPGSAQAAFAKKAGKLDNLVSEIAAHPLPDATAAIGHTRWATHGGPTDVNAHPHLADDDRLAVIHNGIIENFSELRAELAADGAVFLSDTDTEVAAQLLAREYRAAGDLTAAMAATARRLDGTFTLLAVHADAPDTVVGARHDSPLVVGIGEGENFLGSDVAAFVEHTKEALELGQDQIVTITPGSVEVSDFDGNPAEGRRFTVDWDAAAAEKGGFESFMDKEIHDQPHAVADTLLGRTDTAGRIVLDDLRIDESVLRSVDKIIVIACGTAAYAGHVAKYAIEHWCRIPVEVELAHEFRYRDPIVDERTLVVAISQSGETMDTLMAVRHAREQGAKVLAIVNTNGSTIPRESDAVLYTHAGPEIAVASTKAFLAQITAAYVLGLYLAQLRGNKYPDEVTQIMDELRDMARKVQTVIERGEYVRATARSMKDADKVLFLGRHVGYPVAMEGALKLKELAYIHAEGFAAGELKHGPIALIDEGQPVFVVVPSPRGRDQLHSKMVSNIQEIRARGARTLVIAEDGDDAVRAYADEIFWIPQAPSLLQPLLAVVPLQIFAMALASAKGLDVDQPRNLAKSVTVE; from the coding sequence ATGTGTGGGATCGTCGGCTACGCCGGAGCAGGCCTGGGTTCGTCCGAAGCGGTGGACGCGGAGCGTCTCGCCTCCGTGCGCCCGCTGGAGGTCGCGCTCGCGGGCCTCAAGCGTCTCGAGTACCGGGGGTACGACTCGGCGGGCGTCGCGCTCGTCGGCCCGGGGAGCGCGCAGGCCGCCTTCGCGAAGAAGGCCGGCAAGCTCGACAACCTCGTCTCGGAGATCGCCGCGCACCCGCTGCCCGACGCGACCGCCGCCATCGGGCACACCCGCTGGGCGACGCACGGCGGGCCCACGGACGTCAACGCGCACCCGCACCTCGCGGACGACGACCGCCTCGCCGTCATCCACAACGGGATCATCGAGAACTTCAGCGAGCTGCGCGCCGAGCTCGCGGCCGACGGTGCCGTCTTCCTGTCGGACACCGACACCGAGGTCGCCGCCCAGCTCCTCGCCCGCGAGTACCGCGCCGCCGGTGACCTGACCGCCGCGATGGCCGCCACGGCCCGCCGGCTCGACGGCACGTTCACGCTGCTCGCCGTGCACGCCGACGCCCCCGACACGGTGGTGGGCGCGCGGCACGACTCGCCGCTCGTCGTCGGGATCGGTGAGGGGGAGAACTTCCTCGGGTCCGACGTCGCCGCGTTCGTCGAGCACACCAAGGAGGCCCTGGAGCTCGGTCAGGACCAGATCGTCACCATCACCCCGGGCTCCGTCGAGGTGTCGGACTTCGACGGCAACCCTGCCGAGGGCCGCCGGTTCACCGTGGACTGGGACGCCGCCGCCGCCGAGAAGGGCGGCTTCGAGTCCTTTATGGACAAGGAGATCCACGACCAGCCGCACGCCGTCGCCGACACCCTGCTGGGCCGGACCGACACCGCGGGCCGGATCGTGCTCGACGACCTCCGCATCGACGAGTCCGTGCTGCGCAGCGTCGACAAGATCATCGTCATCGCGTGCGGCACCGCCGCCTACGCCGGGCACGTCGCCAAGTACGCCATCGAGCACTGGTGCCGCATCCCCGTCGAGGTCGAGCTCGCCCACGAGTTCCGCTACCGCGACCCCATCGTGGACGAGCGCACCCTCGTCGTGGCGATCTCGCAGTCCGGCGAGACGATGGACACCCTCATGGCCGTCCGCCACGCCCGCGAGCAGGGCGCCAAGGTCCTCGCGATCGTCAACACCAACGGCTCCACCATCCCGCGCGAGTCCGACGCCGTGCTCTACACGCACGCCGGCCCCGAGATCGCCGTGGCGTCCACCAAGGCGTTCCTCGCGCAGATCACCGCCGCGTACGTCCTCGGGCTCTACCTCGCGCAGCTGCGCGGCAACAAGTACCCCGACGAGGTCACGCAGATCATGGACGAGCTGCGGGACATGGCCCGCAAGGTCCAGACCGTCATCGAGCGCGGCGAGTACGTGCGGGCCACCGCACGCTCCATGAAGGACGCCGACAAGGTGCTGTTCCTCGGCCGGCACGTCGGCTACCCCGTCGCGATGGAGGGTGCGCTGAAGCTCAAGGAGCTCGCGTACATCCACGCGGAGGGCTTCGCCGCGGGCGAGCTCAAGCACGGCCCCATCGCGCTCATCGACGAGGGGCAGCCCGTGTTCGTCGTCGTGCCGTCGCCGCGCGGCCGCGACCAGCTGCACTCCAAGATGGTGTCGAACATCCAGGAGATCCGCGCCCGCGGTGCCCGCACCCTCGTCATCGCCGAGGACGGCGACGACGCGGTGCGCGCGTACGCCGACGAGATCTTCTGGATCCCGCAGGCGCCGTCCCTGCTCCAGCCGCTGCTCGCCGTCGTCCCGCTGCAGATCTTCGCGATGGCGCTGGCGTCCGCCAAGGGCCTCGACGTCGACCAGCCGCGCAACCTGGCCAAGTCCGTCACCGTCGAGTGA
- the coaA gene encoding type I pantothenate kinase: MTAPNPLVEHLSRFAPASPYVDFDRAAWSRLSEQTPLPLTDADVERLRGLGDPIDLAEVDAVYRPLSRLLNLYVRATAGLHRATSTFLGEDPPRTPYVIGVAGSVAVGKSTTARVLREMMARWPDTPNVELITTDGFLHPNAELARRGLMDRKGFPESYDRRALIRFLSKVKAGQAEVRAPVYSHVVYDIVPGEEQVVHRPDVLIVEGLNVLQPARPATSDGTTLAVSDFFDFSIYVDARTRNVRQWYVDRFLKLRRTAFSRPESYFRRYADLSDAEATERALSIWESINAPNLEQNVLPTRGRATLVLTKGADHSVQRVRLRKL; this comes from the coding sequence GTGACCGCGCCGAACCCGCTGGTCGAGCACCTGTCCCGGTTCGCGCCCGCCTCCCCGTACGTCGACTTCGACCGGGCCGCGTGGAGCCGCCTGTCCGAGCAGACGCCGCTCCCGCTGACCGACGCGGACGTCGAGCGGCTGCGGGGCCTGGGCGACCCCATCGACCTCGCGGAGGTCGACGCCGTCTACCGGCCGCTGTCCCGGCTGCTCAACCTGTACGTGCGGGCGACCGCCGGGCTGCACCGGGCGACGTCGACGTTCCTCGGCGAGGACCCGCCCCGCACCCCGTACGTCATCGGTGTCGCCGGGTCGGTTGCCGTCGGCAAGTCGACGACGGCGCGCGTGCTGCGCGAGATGATGGCGCGCTGGCCGGACACCCCGAACGTCGAGCTCATCACGACCGACGGGTTCCTCCACCCCAACGCGGAGCTGGCGCGCCGCGGGCTCATGGACCGCAAGGGCTTCCCCGAGTCGTACGACCGCCGCGCGCTCATCCGGTTCCTGTCGAAGGTCAAGGCGGGGCAGGCGGAGGTCCGGGCACCGGTCTACTCGCACGTCGTCTACGACATCGTGCCCGGCGAGGAGCAGGTCGTGCACCGCCCGGACGTCCTCATCGTCGAGGGGCTCAACGTGCTGCAGCCCGCCCGCCCGGCGACGTCGGACGGCACGACGCTCGCCGTGAGCGACTTCTTCGACTTCTCCATCTACGTCGACGCGCGCACCCGCAACGTGCGCCAGTGGTACGTCGACCGGTTCCTCAAGCTGCGGCGGACGGCGTTCAGCCGCCCCGAGTCGTACTTCCGCCGCTACGCCGACCTGTCCGACGCGGAGGCGACGGAGCGGGCGCTGAGCATCTGGGAGTCGATCAACGCCCCGAACCTGGAGCAGAACGTGCTGCCCACCCGGGGGCGGGCGACGCTCGTCCTGACCAAGGGCGCCGACCACTCCGTCCAGCGGGTGCGGCTGCGCAAGCTCTGA
- a CDS encoding DedA family protein, with protein sequence MLGLTAMLDQVEAWILDVAASLWIYPAMFASAFIDGFFPPVPSESVLVTLVISAEASGVPWIWLIAPIAGIGAWLGDQVAYMLGRRFGTERIGMLRSARGRKAVSWARRALSRRGAVFIIAARYIPVGRVAVNMTAGAVGYPQRRFTTFSAIAAVLWVGYSTAIGLVAAEALGHDPLLAMVVGVIGGGVLGVLVDRVVQIFTPREEVLEEMREHAPLPTEKDVDAAAAEAVAEAAATEDATR encoded by the coding sequence GTGCTGGGACTGACCGCGATGCTCGACCAGGTCGAGGCCTGGATCCTGGACGTCGCCGCGTCCCTGTGGATCTATCCCGCGATGTTCGCCTCGGCGTTCATCGACGGGTTCTTCCCGCCCGTGCCCAGCGAGTCGGTGCTCGTCACCCTGGTGATCTCCGCGGAGGCGTCCGGGGTGCCGTGGATCTGGCTGATCGCCCCGATCGCCGGCATCGGTGCCTGGCTCGGCGACCAGGTCGCCTACATGCTCGGCCGGAGGTTCGGCACCGAACGCATCGGGATGCTCCGCTCGGCCCGCGGCCGCAAGGCGGTCTCGTGGGCGCGGCGCGCCCTGTCGCGGCGTGGTGCCGTCTTCATCATCGCCGCCCGGTACATCCCCGTGGGTCGCGTCGCGGTCAACATGACCGCCGGCGCCGTGGGGTACCCGCAGCGGCGCTTCACGACGTTCTCCGCCATCGCGGCGGTCCTGTGGGTCGGCTACTCGACGGCGATCGGCCTGGTGGCGGCCGAGGCGCTCGGCCACGACCCGCTCCTGGCGATGGTCGTCGGCGTGATCGGCGGCGGCGTGCTCGGCGTGCTCGTCGACCGGGTGGTGCAGATCTTCACGCCGCGCGAGGAGGTCCTGGAGGAGATGCGCGAGCACGCGCCGCTCCCCACGGAGAAGGACGTCGACGCGGCCGCGGCCGAGGCGGTGGCCGAGGCCGCCGCGACCGAGGACGCTACCCGCTGA
- a CDS encoding peptide deformylase, which yields MTGWTGGVVPELRDAVADLLDVAFARPEQPGVLPIVQAGDPVLRTPAAPYTGQLGDELPRLVEAMRRTMHAAPGVGLAAPQVGLGLALAVCEDRGLPGDPRERADLGFRVLVNPRYEPLPADDAGPVSVAFFEGCLSVSGWQAVVARPRRVRLTGQDEHGVPFDDVLTGWSARIVQHETDHLGGRLYLDGAETRSLTSNDNMVRFWAGTPDPAPAAAGLGFALP from the coding sequence GTGACCGGGTGGACGGGCGGCGTCGTGCCGGAGCTGCGCGACGCGGTGGCGGACCTGCTCGACGTCGCGTTCGCGCGGCCCGAGCAGCCGGGCGTGCTGCCGATCGTGCAGGCGGGCGACCCGGTGCTGCGCACCCCGGCCGCCCCGTACACGGGCCAGCTCGGTGACGAGCTGCCCCGGCTGGTCGAGGCGATGCGACGCACCATGCACGCCGCTCCCGGCGTGGGCCTCGCCGCGCCGCAGGTCGGTCTGGGGCTCGCGCTCGCCGTCTGCGAGGACCGCGGGCTCCCGGGCGACCCGCGCGAGCGCGCGGACCTCGGGTTCCGGGTGCTCGTCAACCCGCGGTACGAGCCGCTCCCGGCGGACGACGCCGGGCCGGTGTCCGTGGCGTTCTTCGAGGGCTGCCTGTCGGTCAGCGGCTGGCAGGCCGTCGTCGCCCGTCCCCGCCGGGTGCGCCTCACGGGTCAGGACGAGCACGGGGTGCCGTTCGACGACGTCCTGACCGGATGGTCCGCCCGCATCGTGCAGCACGAGACCGACCACCTCGGCGGGCGCCTGTACCTCGACGGCGCGGAGACGCGCTCGCTCACCTCGAACGACAACATGGTGCGGTTCTGGGCCGGCACCCCCGACCCGGCGCCCGCCGCGGCCGGGCTGGGCTTCGCTCTGCCCTGA
- the glmM gene encoding phosphoglucosamine mutase — protein MGRLFGTDGVRGLANRDVTAALALDLGSAAAHVLGAGDEGATHRPRAVVARDPRVSGEFLSAAVAAGLASAGVDVVNLGVVPTPALAYLVGAMHADLGVMVSASHNAMPDNGIKFFARGGLKLDDQVEDEIEQHLHVQRELPVGAEVGRMRTDTGIAAQQYVDHLTASIGTTADHRPLEGLRIAVDAANGAASQIGPEALRAAGADVVVINASPDGRNINEKAGSTHPEQLQAVVVAAEADFGVAFDGDADRCLAVDHGGVLVDGDQILGILAKALKDEGRLTGDTLVVTVMSNLGLLLAMKKAGIATLQTGVGDRYVLEAMRAGGFGLGGEQSGHIILAEHATTGDGILTALHLAARVKASGRRLADLAAEIPRLPQTLVNVKGVDRSRAGDDDGVLAAVAHAESLLGDTGRVLLRPSGTEPVVRVMVEAATQTQADGVAETLAAVVRERLAL, from the coding sequence ATGGGACGACTTTTCGGCACGGACGGGGTCCGTGGCCTGGCGAACCGGGACGTGACCGCGGCCCTCGCGCTCGACCTGGGCAGCGCCGCGGCGCACGTGCTCGGTGCCGGTGACGAGGGCGCGACGCACCGGCCGCGTGCCGTGGTCGCCCGGGACCCGCGGGTGTCCGGCGAGTTCCTGTCGGCGGCGGTCGCGGCGGGTCTGGCGAGCGCCGGCGTCGACGTCGTCAACCTGGGCGTGGTGCCCACGCCCGCGCTGGCCTACCTGGTCGGGGCGATGCACGCCGATCTCGGGGTCATGGTGTCGGCGTCGCACAACGCGATGCCGGACAACGGCATCAAGTTCTTCGCGCGCGGCGGGCTCAAGCTCGACGACCAGGTCGAGGACGAGATCGAGCAGCACCTGCACGTGCAGCGCGAGCTGCCGGTCGGTGCCGAGGTCGGCCGCATGCGGACCGACACCGGCATCGCCGCCCAGCAGTACGTCGACCACCTCACCGCCAGCATCGGCACGACGGCGGACCACCGCCCGCTGGAGGGCCTGCGCATCGCCGTGGACGCGGCGAACGGTGCCGCGAGCCAGATCGGGCCGGAGGCGCTGCGCGCGGCGGGTGCCGACGTCGTCGTCATCAACGCGAGCCCCGACGGCCGGAACATCAACGAGAAGGCGGGCTCCACCCACCCGGAGCAGCTCCAGGCGGTCGTCGTGGCGGCCGAGGCCGACTTCGGCGTCGCGTTCGACGGTGACGCGGACCGCTGTCTCGCGGTGGACCACGGCGGCGTGCTCGTCGACGGCGACCAGATCCTCGGCATCCTCGCCAAGGCCCTGAAGGACGAGGGGCGCCTCACCGGCGACACCCTCGTGGTGACGGTGATGAGCAACCTCGGTCTGCTGCTCGCCATGAAGAAGGCGGGCATCGCGACGCTGCAGACCGGCGTCGGCGACCGCTACGTCCTGGAGGCGATGCGCGCGGGCGGGTTCGGGCTCGGCGGCGAGCAGTCCGGTCACATCATCCTGGCCGAGCACGCCACCACCGGGGACGGCATCCTCACCGCGCTGCACCTGGCCGCCCGGGTGAAGGCGTCGGGCCGGCGTCTCGCCGACCTCGCCGCCGAGATCCCGCGCCTGCCCCAGACCCTCGTCAACGTCAAGGGCGTCGACCGCTCCCGGGCGGGCGACGACGACGGGGTCCTCGCCGCCGTCGCGCACGCGGAGTCGCTGCTGGGCGACACCGGCCGCGTGCTGCTGCGCCCGTCCGGCACGGAGCCGGTCGTGCGCGTGATGGTGGAGGCGGCGACGCAGACGCAGGCCGACGGCGTCGCGGAGACCCTCGCCGCCGTGGTGCGGGAGCGGCTGGCCCTGTGA
- the rpsI gene encoding 30S ribosomal protein S9 gives MADTTVDTELDENTPSNYTTETAAPVANGGQSITAPGQALGRRKEAVARVRLVPGSGQWTINGRTLEDYFPNKVHQQLVNDPLKLVEVEGRFDVIARITGGGPSGQAGALRLGISRALNEIDRDANRAALKKAGFLTRDPRAVESKKAGLKKARKAPQYSKR, from the coding sequence GTGGCTGACACCACCGTCGACACCGAGCTGGACGAGAACACGCCCAGCAACTACACCACCGAGACCGCTGCCCCCGTGGCCAACGGCGGTCAGTCCATCACTGCCCCCGGGCAGGCGCTGGGCCGTCGCAAGGAGGCCGTGGCGCGCGTGCGCCTCGTCCCCGGCTCCGGCCAGTGGACGATCAACGGTCGCACCCTCGAGGACTACTTCCCGAACAAGGTGCACCAGCAGCTCGTCAACGACCCGCTGAAGCTGGTCGAGGTCGAGGGCCGTTTCGACGTCATCGCCCGCATCACCGGCGGTGGCCCCTCCGGCCAGGCCGGCGCGCTGCGCCTCGGGATCTCCCGTGCGCTGAACGAGATCGACCGTGACGCGAACCGTGCCGCCCTGAAGAAGGCCGGCTTCCTCACGCGTGACCCGCGTGCGGTGGAGAGCAAGAAGGCCGGTCTCAAGAAGGCCCGCAAGGCTCCGCAGTACTCGAAGCGCTGA
- the rplM gene encoding 50S ribosomal protein L13: MRTYTPKPGDVQATWHVVDATDVVLGRLASQVATLLRGKHKPTFAPHVDGGDFVIVINADKVALSGNKRETKLAYRHSGYPGGLRSVSYGELLDNNPERAVEKAVRGMLPKNTLGRDQLKKLKVYRGAEHPHAAQQPQPFEITQVSQQA; encoded by the coding sequence GTGCGTACGTACACCCCGAAGCCCGGCGACGTCCAGGCCACCTGGCACGTCGTCGACGCTACCGACGTCGTCCTGGGCCGACTGGCCAGCCAGGTCGCCACGCTCCTGCGCGGGAAGCACAAGCCGACCTTCGCTCCGCACGTCGACGGCGGTGACTTCGTCATCGTCATCAACGCGGACAAGGTCGCCCTGTCCGGCAACAAGCGCGAGACGAAGCTGGCCTACCGCCACTCCGGCTACCCGGGCGGGCTCCGCTCCGTGAGCTACGGCGAGCTGCTCGACAACAACCCGGAGCGGGCCGTCGAGAAGGCCGTCCGGGGCATGCTCCCCAAGAACACGCTCGGGCGCGACCAGCTCAAGAAGCTGAAGGTCTACCGTGGCGCGGAGCACCCGCACGCGGCTCAGCAGCCCCAGCCGTTCGAGATCACCCAGGTTTCGCAGCAGGCCTGA
- a CDS encoding DUF5709 domain-containing protein, whose translation MSDDTSATRPDPEWGAEGDTDQLPHEDTLDDRGTRDLLDEGYSPPERPRKNHWGETAWEESAGEPLDQRLAAEEPDEWDVPDRPSDATRAGRLVEDDDADPGADGGRSNDLYGTDAGVDGAGATAEEAAVHWIEEP comes from the coding sequence ATGAGCGACGACACCTCCGCCACCCGCCCCGACCCCGAGTGGGGCGCCGAGGGCGACACCGACCAGCTGCCCCACGAGGACACCCTGGACGACCGGGGGACGCGCGACCTGCTCGACGAGGGCTACTCGCCGCCCGAGCGCCCCCGCAAGAACCACTGGGGCGAGACCGCGTGGGAGGAGTCGGCCGGCGAGCCGCTCGACCAGCGTCTCGCCGCCGAGGAGCCGGACGAGTGGGACGTGCCCGACCGTCCCTCGGACGCCACCCGCGCCGGCCGGCTCGTCGAGGACGACGACGCGGACCCCGGGGCCGACGGCGGCCGCTCGAACGACCTGTACGGCACCGACGCGGGCGTCGACGGCGCCGGCGCGACCGCGGAGGAGGCCGCCGTCCACTGGATCGAGGAGCCCTGA
- the truA gene encoding tRNA pseudouridine(38-40) synthase TruA produces the protein MSTPTPDGPAPDDVRVRLDLAYAGTHFAGWAAQPRLRTVQGVLEDALATVLRSGPTGAAAPRLTVAGRTDAGVHARGQVAHVDVPRGPWEALPGRSDREPGRALVDRLAGVLPPDVVVHRAAEAPAGFDARFSAAARTYRYRIADDHALRDPLRREWVLWNRRPLDAAAMDAAVQPMLGLHDFAAFCKPRDGATTIRELSRFTWERPDAGPDAGLVVATVVADAFCHSMVRALVGISLAVGEGRRGPEAPAEVLAGRNRSAAAAVAPARGLTLEKVDYPPDDELAARATRIRARRSADEVAPPR, from the coding sequence ATGAGCACCCCGACGCCGGACGGCCCGGCACCCGACGACGTCCGCGTGCGGCTCGACCTGGCCTACGCGGGCACGCACTTCGCCGGCTGGGCCGCCCAGCCGCGCCTGCGCACCGTGCAGGGCGTCCTCGAGGACGCCCTCGCCACCGTGCTGCGCAGCGGGCCCACCGGGGCCGCGGCCCCCCGCCTCACCGTCGCCGGCCGCACCGACGCCGGGGTGCACGCCCGCGGCCAGGTCGCCCACGTCGACGTGCCGCGGGGCCCCTGGGAAGCGCTGCCCGGCCGGTCCGACCGGGAGCCCGGCCGTGCGCTCGTCGACCGCCTCGCCGGCGTCCTGCCGCCCGACGTCGTCGTGCACCGTGCCGCCGAGGCACCCGCCGGGTTCGACGCCCGGTTCTCCGCCGCCGCCCGCACCTACCGCTATCGCATCGCCGACGACCACGCGCTGCGCGACCCGCTCCGCCGGGAGTGGGTGCTGTGGAACCGCCGTCCCCTCGACGCCGCCGCGATGGACGCCGCGGTCCAGCCGATGCTCGGCCTCCACGACTTCGCCGCGTTCTGCAAGCCCCGTGACGGCGCCACCACCATCCGGGAGCTCAGCCGCTTCACCTGGGAGCGCCCCGACGCGGGGCCCGACGCCGGGCTCGTCGTCGCCACCGTCGTGGCGGACGCGTTCTGCCACTCCATGGTGCGTGCCCTCGTCGGCATCTCCCTCGCCGTGGGGGAGGGGCGCCGCGGCCCGGAGGCACCCGCGGAGGTCCTCGCCGGTCGGAACCGTTCCGCGGCGGCCGCGGTCGCCCCCGCCCGCGGGCTCACCCTCGAGAAGGTCGACTACCCGCCCGACGACGAGCTCGCCGCCCGCGCCACCCGCATCCGCGCTCGCCGCTCCGCCGACGAGGTCGCGCCACCACGCTGA
- a CDS encoding ROK family protein, with translation MSAPLTLAVDCGGSGIKANVLDGAGTAHAEPVRVPTPYPLPPERLVGVVADIAARLPRASRVTLGMPGMVRHGVVVHTPHYVTRSGPRSRVDPALVERWRSLDVRAVLQERLGVPALVLNDAEVHGAGVIASSGLELVLTLGTGLGAALFDGGRLAPHLEWSRAPVRRGTSYDAWLGEPERRRLGDGLWSRRVLTAVEALRPVFWWDRLYLGGGNSRRLTRSALDRLGDDVVVVPNSAALTGGVRAWDLLVD, from the coding sequence ATGAGCGCTCCTCTGACCCTGGCGGTGGACTGCGGCGGCAGCGGCATTAAGGCGAACGTCCTCGACGGGGCGGGCACGGCCCACGCCGAACCGGTGCGGGTGCCGACGCCGTACCCGCTCCCGCCGGAGCGGCTGGTGGGCGTCGTCGCGGACATCGCCGCCCGGCTGCCACGGGCGAGCCGGGTGACGCTCGGGATGCCGGGGATGGTGCGGCACGGCGTGGTCGTGCACACCCCGCACTACGTGACGCGCTCGGGGCCGCGCTCCCGGGTCGACCCGGCGCTCGTGGAGCGCTGGCGCAGCCTCGACGTGCGGGCCGTGCTGCAGGAGCGGCTCGGTGTCCCGGCGCTGGTCCTCAACGACGCGGAGGTGCACGGTGCGGGCGTCATCGCGTCGTCGGGGCTGGAGCTGGTCCTCACGCTCGGCACCGGGCTGGGTGCGGCGCTGTTCGACGGCGGCCGCCTCGCCCCGCACCTGGAGTGGTCGCGGGCGCCGGTGCGGCGCGGCACCTCCTACGACGCGTGGTTGGGCGAGCCGGAGCGCCGTCGGCTGGGTGACGGGCTCTGGTCGCGCCGGGTCCTGACGGCCGTCGAGGCGCTCCGGCCGGTGTTCTGGTGGGACCGGTTGTACCTGGGCGGCGGAAACTCCCGGCGGCTGACGCGCTCGGCGCTGGACCGGCTGGGCGACGACGTCGTCGTCGTGCCGAACTCGGCGGCCCTCACGGGCGGGGTCCGCGCCTGGGACCTCCTCGTGGACTGA